A region of Thermococcus piezophilus DNA encodes the following proteins:
- a CDS encoding endonuclease NucS domain-containing protein, which produces MKARRIIGGEQIAEIAWLKTLSINNVFSREEEFSDWLVENIEVLGEKIGIELEDIKREYQIGNYFVDILARDTNSGARVIIENQFGKTNHDHLGKILTYASGANAKIMVWIAEKFSDEHKQALNWLNENTRQDIGFFGLEVKAVRIGSSPYAMDFDVVVMPNQWQKN; this is translated from the coding sequence TTGAAAGCCAGGAGGATTATTGGAGGTGAGCAAATTGCGGAGATTGCTTGGTTGAAGACATTAAGCATTAATAACGTTTTTTCAAGGGAGGAGGAGTTTAGCGATTGGCTTGTTGAAAACATTGAAGTCCTCGGGGAAAAAATAGGCATTGAACTTGAGGACATTAAGAGAGAATATCAGATTGGAAACTACTTCGTTGACATACTCGCGAGGGACACAAACAGTGGTGCGAGGGTTATAATCGAGAACCAATTTGGGAAGACAAACCATGATCACCTTGGAAAAATACTCACATATGCCTCTGGAGCGAATGCAAAAATTATGGTCTGGATAGCAGAGAAGTTTTCTGATGAGCACAAACAAGCGTTAAACTGGTTGAACGAAAACACCAGACAGGACATAGGATTCTTCGGGCTCGAGGTCAAGGCTGTCAGAATTGGAAGTTCCCCCTATGCGATGGATTTCGACGTTGTCGTCATGCCAAATCAATGGCAAAAAAATTAG
- the cobZ gene encoding alpha-ribazole phosphatase CobZ, whose translation MRGGDILGKLESKGITLEKMLDTAMELYIGENAGDVRELLEETMLRYLDDINVQSLLMAALLLEENFDVEGDPVNLVADELIGISIAEYIGGKMALFNFFYYDTRKPRILKELPPFLDDAVGGFIAGCMTKLLSED comes from the coding sequence ATGAGAGGCGGAGATATCCTCGGGAAACTTGAATCAAAGGGCATAACCCTTGAAAAGATGCTCGATACCGCGATGGAGCTCTACATCGGCGAAAATGCCGGAGACGTTAGAGAACTGCTGGAAGAGACGATGCTCCGCTATCTTGACGACATCAACGTTCAGTCCCTTCTCATGGCGGCGCTCCTCCTCGAGGAGAATTTTGACGTTGAAGGTGACCCGGTGAACTTAGTCGCCGACGAGCTCATCGGGATAAGCATAGCAGAATACATAGGCGGTAAAATGGCTCTCTTCAACTTCTTCTACTATGACACGAGAAAGCCCAGAATACTGAAGGAGCTGCCGCCCTTTCTGGACGACGCAGTAGGCGGCTTCATAGCGGGCTGCATGACGAAGCTCCTTTCGGAGGACTGA
- a CDS encoding adenosylcobinamide amidohydrolase, with amino-acid sequence MESRHFIKSFNEPMMALSNAPHRGGLVNANGFFFMKVHKDYSGDYKADCLIFERENGLENFVGFMTAADIRRVLAVSRHGSVTAYVTAGITNPAIAGDVPPPWKPGTINMAIVINKGLTVGAMANAIMTATEAKTYTLLKLGYKATGTTSDGIGVFAYLGEKEWAGTATELGINIGKTVREALEESVRKWERIRG; translated from the coding sequence ATGGAGTCCAGACATTTCATAAAATCATTCAATGAACCTATGATGGCCCTCAGCAACGCGCCTCACAGAGGAGGTCTTGTTAACGCCAACGGCTTCTTTTTCATGAAAGTGCACAAGGACTATTCTGGAGACTACAAAGCTGACTGTCTCATCTTCGAGCGAGAGAATGGCCTTGAGAACTTTGTAGGCTTCATGACGGCAGCGGATATCCGCAGAGTTCTAGCTGTTTCAAGACATGGAAGCGTTACCGCCTATGTCACTGCAGGGATAACCAATCCTGCAATAGCCGGCGACGTCCCACCACCATGGAAGCCAGGTACAATAAATATGGCAATCGTGATAAACAAGGGGCTAACCGTTGGGGCTATGGCCAACGCGATAATGACAGCGACTGAGGCTAAGACATACACCCTCTTAAAGCTCGGCTACAAGGCCACCGGAACGACAAGCGACGGTATAGGGGTTTTTGCATATCTCGGGGAGAAAGAGTGGGCCGGAACAGCAACAGAGCTAGGAATAAACATTGGAAAAACCGTCAGGGAGGCTCTCGAAGAGAGTGTAAGGAAGTGGGAGAGAATAAGAGGTTAG
- a CDS encoding DUF4268 domain-containing protein, whose product MDIWRRVLEMYGKNLRPQPGYRMVFGSGVSDVPYEWHIWEDKFSIGIYIGKPSPKENERVQRCLMEHIDEIAQALDISSTDIKWEEPPGTTRGSKRMSIHYSLSTSPFEMGEKERNELAKRLASEMRKLEKVTKKILQRCH is encoded by the coding sequence TTGGACATCTGGAGAAGAGTTCTTGAGATGTACGGTAAAAACCTAAGACCTCAACCTGGATATAGGATGGTGTTTGGAAGTGGAGTTTCTGACGTTCCATATGAATGGCACATATGGGAAGACAAGTTTTCCATTGGTATCTACATAGGCAAGCCCTCACCCAAGGAAAACGAACGGGTACAAAGGTGTCTTATGGAACACATTGATGAAATAGCACAAGCACTGGATATATCCTCCACCGATATCAAATGGGAAGAGCCTCCCGGGACCACAAGAGGCTCAAAGAGAATGAGCATACATTACTCCCTTTCAACATCACCTTTTGAAATGGGCGAGAAAGAGCGGAATGAATTGGCCAAAAGGCTTGCATCGGAAATGAGAAAATTGGAGAAGGTTACAAAGAAGATACTCCAAAGATGCCATTAA
- the cobS gene encoding adenosylcobinamide-GDP ribazoletransferase codes for MRNVLPFLTRVPIKGDFKKAREELWAFPLVALVSSALPTLILYLKLPLSNVLAVLALYFTIGLLHLDGLADFADGVMVKGDRERKIKAMKDLNTGIAGLFAVVMVLFLQVYSLQLVPFYALFLAELNSKLAMLLALATRKPLGQGIGAYFMERMNSGQLLGGFIFYSILLVPVVVYEQDALVSLLGLAFGGYTIKVALDNFGGINGDCIGAIAEITRVGTLLVVAFVWWYT; via the coding sequence ATGAGAAACGTCCTGCCATTCCTGACACGGGTGCCAATCAAGGGCGACTTCAAGAAAGCTCGCGAGGAGCTCTGGGCCTTTCCACTTGTTGCTTTAGTAAGTTCAGCGCTCCCGACGCTCATCCTTTACTTAAAACTTCCCCTCTCGAACGTCCTGGCGGTCTTGGCGCTCTACTTTACCATCGGTCTTCTTCACCTCGATGGCTTAGCTGATTTCGCTGATGGTGTGATGGTTAAAGGCGACCGCGAGAGAAAGATAAAAGCAATGAAAGACCTGAACACCGGAATAGCGGGCCTCTTCGCGGTGGTCATGGTTCTGTTCCTCCAGGTCTATTCCCTCCAGCTCGTTCCTTTCTACGCCCTCTTCCTGGCGGAGCTAAACTCAAAGCTCGCCATGCTCCTCGCGCTGGCAACCAGGAAACCGCTCGGCCAAGGGATTGGGGCCTACTTCATGGAGAGGATGAACAGCGGCCAGCTCCTCGGTGGGTTCATCTTCTACTCCATTCTCCTCGTCCCAGTAGTTGTTTACGAGCAAGATGCCCTGGTCTCGCTCCTTGGTCTGGCCTTCGGAGGTTACACCATCAAAGTTGCCCTCGACAACTTCGGCGGAATAAACGGCGACTGCATAGGTGCAATAGCGGAGATAACGAGGGTTGGGACGCTTTTGGTTGTGGCTTTCGTTTGGTGGTATACATGA
- a CDS encoding NTP transferase domain-containing protein — protein MIIILAGGKSTRMGQEKPILKVADKQMLLRVYVETEKVGEVLVAISKNTPKTRELCIREGISFIETPGKGYVQDIQWLLHELGPFVSVSADIPFVKASDFWLIEKAFNGRTSLTGVLPLKLVPKDLHPVVYRGYAIVGLNAVGTEEEEFLELSNPLLALNVNTPEDLKLAERIARLVER, from the coding sequence ATGATAATCATCCTCGCCGGAGGCAAATCAACCCGCATGGGGCAGGAAAAGCCCATCCTGAAGGTAGCCGATAAACAGATGCTCCTGCGCGTTTACGTGGAGACCGAAAAAGTTGGGGAAGTGCTCGTTGCCATCTCCAAGAACACGCCGAAGACGAGGGAGCTTTGCATCAGGGAAGGGATTTCCTTCATTGAGACGCCGGGAAAAGGCTACGTCCAGGACATCCAGTGGCTTTTGCATGAGCTTGGCCCATTTGTAAGCGTCTCCGCAGATATACCCTTTGTGAAGGCCTCGGATTTTTGGCTTATCGAGAAAGCCTTCAACGGGAGGACGAGCCTGACGGGGGTCCTTCCGCTGAAGCTCGTTCCGAAGGACTTGCATCCCGTCGTTTACAGGGGCTACGCGATAGTCGGCCTCAACGCCGTCGGAACTGAGGAGGAGGAGTTCTTAGAGCTGAGCAACCCGCTGTTGGCTCTCAACGTGAACACGCCGGAAGATTTAAAGCTCGCCGAGAGGATAGCGAGATTGGTGGAAAGATGA
- the cobT gene encoding nicotinate mononucleotide-dependent phosphoribosyltransferase CobT yields the protein MKSLMLIVLGNTEISTVPGISVAGATPELTKLTPPADAEYLFYEKPKIIDVIPVTPNGHPTPAIITKAARELANFPLMIVRGGTYLAPLVPHVHISDYVGRDFRKGPALQEAEEIIARARLFGEELSNTSIEELVIGESTPGGTTTAQAVLWALGYEARTSSAAPNNPQSLKEEVIKAGFERAGIKPGNFKEKPLEALKQFGDPMMAAVVGIALGFKGKVVLAGGTQMLAVAALLKVLGEDMSRFMIATTKWVVNDRSATFIDTAKEIGIITYAADLDFSKNEFKGLRDYENGYVKEGVGAGGATWLAVKAGFSPEDVSRKVDELYRRLMKLEAT from the coding sequence ATGAAAAGCCTCATGCTGATTGTCCTCGGAAACACAGAGATAAGCACCGTGCCAGGAATAAGCGTTGCTGGAGCAACGCCAGAGCTCACAAAGCTTACTCCACCAGCCGATGCTGAATACCTGTTCTACGAGAAGCCGAAAATCATAGACGTGATTCCCGTTACCCCCAATGGACATCCCACGCCAGCCATAATCACCAAGGCCGCAAGGGAGCTTGCCAACTTCCCGTTGATGATAGTCCGCGGTGGAACTTACTTGGCTCCCCTCGTGCCTCACGTCCACATCAGCGACTACGTTGGCAGGGACTTCAGGAAGGGACCGGCTTTACAAGAGGCCGAGGAGATAATCGCGAGAGCGAGACTCTTCGGCGAAGAGCTCAGCAATACCTCAATCGAAGAGCTCGTCATCGGCGAGTCCACTCCAGGGGGAACGACAACAGCTCAGGCTGTCCTCTGGGCGCTCGGCTATGAAGCCAGAACTTCTTCGGCGGCCCCAAACAACCCCCAGAGCCTAAAGGAGGAAGTTATAAAAGCAGGCTTTGAAAGGGCCGGAATAAAGCCTGGAAACTTCAAAGAGAAGCCCCTTGAAGCACTCAAGCAGTTCGGGGACCCCATGATGGCAGCGGTAGTCGGGATAGCACTCGGTTTCAAAGGCAAAGTCGTTCTTGCTGGTGGAACCCAGATGCTCGCCGTTGCAGCTCTGCTGAAGGTCCTCGGAGAAGACATGAGCAGGTTTATGATAGCGACAACCAAATGGGTTGTAAATGATAGAAGCGCCACATTCATCGACACCGCAAAGGAGATAGGGATAATCACTTATGCCGCTGATCTGGACTTCTCTAAGAACGAATTCAAAGGCCTCAGGGACTACGAGAATGGCTACGTTAAGGAGGGCGTTGGGGCTGGTGGTGCCACCTGGCTGGCGGTTAAGGCTGGATTCTCCCCCGAAGACGTCAGCAGAAAGGTGGACGAGCTTTACAGAAGGCTGATGAAGCTGGAGGCTACCTAA
- a CDS encoding MFS transporter has product MEGRYIATALLSSLSSATLGPYLSLWLKGIGLGLSEIGLVQSVSEVAQLLTDFPTGGMANRYGRVKTYAAGSSVFGLGLIVIALAKRMPAVLMGATLAGFGAALISGTMIPWLYDAIRDRTAVKSVLGKVKALSGPVRFAGGFIGGYLATLAPNLSVLIAGTLSIASALMALILLPDNYWDRKANYFEVLKKGLKEIRTNRALHLLLASLLLLGFTARAFFTFQMLLLAGRGFPAEYLSALFALLVLSTSAGALIARNLGPAPRTAALLTALLGAEMVLLGFTENLMINLAMLFAVEVTLGARFPVMAVLRNDFIPGEVRSTVNSAMSTTGSGFTAIANVAVGALAEKLGLGSAYVMAGSLGVLAALPLWGLTFLSAPAEGGNITEKPDGG; this is encoded by the coding sequence TTGGAGGGGCGCTACATAGCGACGGCCCTACTGAGCTCGCTGAGCTCAGCAACGCTCGGCCCGTATCTGAGCCTATGGCTTAAAGGAATTGGCCTGGGCCTTTCTGAGATTGGTTTAGTTCAGAGCGTTTCTGAGGTCGCGCAGCTTCTCACTGACTTTCCAACGGGAGGCATGGCCAACAGGTATGGCAGGGTAAAAACCTATGCGGCAGGGAGCTCGGTTTTCGGGCTCGGACTTATTGTCATAGCGCTCGCGAAGAGAATGCCGGCGGTTCTGATGGGTGCAACCCTCGCAGGCTTCGGAGCGGCCCTCATCAGCGGGACGATGATTCCGTGGCTCTACGATGCCATTAGAGATAGGACGGCGGTTAAATCCGTCTTGGGAAAGGTCAAGGCACTATCCGGGCCGGTGAGGTTTGCTGGTGGATTTATCGGCGGTTACCTAGCTACATTGGCTCCAAACTTGTCCGTGCTAATTGCAGGAACACTTTCAATAGCTTCGGCACTTATGGCATTAATATTGCTTCCGGACAACTACTGGGACAGGAAAGCTAACTACTTTGAAGTACTCAAAAAGGGCCTTAAGGAGATACGGACAAACAGAGCCCTCCACCTGTTGTTAGCCTCTTTGCTCCTGCTGGGCTTTACTGCAAGAGCATTTTTTACTTTCCAGATGCTCCTGCTGGCCGGGCGCGGCTTTCCCGCTGAGTATCTTAGCGCACTGTTTGCCCTGCTGGTGCTCTCCACATCGGCAGGTGCACTCATTGCCAGGAATCTTGGGCCCGCTCCAAGGACAGCCGCCCTGCTCACCGCACTGCTCGGTGCGGAGATGGTACTGCTTGGCTTCACCGAAAACCTGATGATTAACCTCGCTATGCTCTTTGCCGTAGAGGTAACGCTCGGTGCCAGATTTCCAGTGATGGCGGTGCTCAGGAACGACTTTATACCCGGCGAGGTTCGCTCGACAGTGAACTCAGCGATGAGCACAACCGGGAGCGGCTTCACCGCCATCGCCAATGTGGCCGTTGGGGCACTCGCGGAAAAGCTGGGCCTCGGGTCTGCCTACGT
- a CDS encoding uracil-DNA glycosylase family protein → MLLKLDELEQVGKVYVNPRNLKTKPLFLRDWRDFLSLEEKVYGLYARTIYNPEQRFMVLKEKDEKVAGELEALYREFLNEPLRFCHEEYYSYQLKIGTFKGLPFANGWVGSGVVLVGEAPGRKGCGLTGICFYRDASGMLLRKALFSLGLNPDFVYITNVVKCNPPGNKLKGFDKRELGLLERELEILRPKSIFAIGRTAEKALERLGFDATYLRHPAWYVRRGLREPNKEMLDEYTPVKEVFEEWKP, encoded by the coding sequence ATGCTGCTGAAGCTTGACGAGCTGGAGCAGGTTGGAAAGGTCTATGTAAATCCAAGAAACCTTAAGACTAAGCCCCTCTTCCTCAGGGACTGGCGGGACTTTCTCAGCCTCGAGGAGAAGGTTTACGGCCTCTACGCGAGGACGATTTACAATCCGGAGCAGCGTTTTATGGTCCTCAAAGAGAAAGACGAAAAAGTAGCGGGGGAGCTTGAGGCGCTCTACCGCGAGTTCCTGAACGAGCCGCTCCGCTTCTGCCACGAGGAGTATTACAGCTATCAGCTTAAAATCGGGACTTTTAAAGGCCTGCCCTTCGCCAACGGCTGGGTCGGTTCGGGCGTTGTCCTTGTAGGCGAAGCGCCTGGAAGGAAAGGGTGTGGGTTAACGGGAATATGCTTCTATCGCGACGCCTCGGGAATGCTGCTCAGGAAGGCCCTCTTTTCCCTGGGGCTTAACCCCGACTTTGTTTACATCACCAACGTCGTGAAATGCAATCCGCCGGGGAACAAGCTTAAGGGCTTCGACAAACGGGAGCTCGGCCTTCTGGAGAGGGAGCTTGAAATTTTGAGACCTAAATCAATTTTTGCCATCGGCAGAACTGCGGAGAAGGCCCTAGAAAGACTTGGCTTTGATGCAACCTACTTAAGACATCCCGCCTGGTACGTGCGCAGGGGCTTGAGGGAACCCAACAAGGAGATGCTCGATGAATACACCCCGGTAAAGGAGGTCTTCGAGGAATGGAAGCCTTGA
- a CDS encoding class I SAM-dependent methyltransferase — MRLERISQEIDFVERIFRNDARREVRHVLDIACGTGAPTLELVRRGYEVVGLDINEEMLTVAREKARREELSVEFMLGDAAALDFREEFDAVTMFFSSILYLNEDRINELFNSVIKALRPGGVFVADWSNLLFYRDRAFFTHENLNVYTAREMRLLAEKHFDEVIIYGDFQRELPANAWRLWLVGIKGQAP; from the coding sequence GTGCGGCTGGAGAGGATCTCCCAGGAAATTGACTTCGTCGAAAGAATCTTCAGGAACGACGCGAGGCGGGAAGTTAGGCACGTTCTCGACATAGCTTGCGGAACCGGTGCGCCAACCCTTGAGCTTGTCCGGCGGGGCTATGAGGTTGTGGGTCTCGATATCAACGAGGAGATGCTGACTGTGGCCAGAGAGAAGGCCCGGAGAGAGGAGTTGAGCGTGGAATTCATGTTGGGAGATGCCGCGGCACTCGACTTCCGAGAGGAGTTCGATGCGGTGACGATGTTCTTCTCGAGCATCCTCTACCTCAATGAGGACAGAATTAACGAATTATTTAATTCTGTAATTAAAGCTCTACGGCCTGGAGGAGTCTTCGTCGCAGACTGGTCGAATTTGCTTTTCTACCGTGATAGAGCCTTTTTCACTCACGAGAACCTGAACGTTTACACCGCCCGGGAAATGCGCCTGCTTGCTGAGAAGCACTTCGACGAGGTTATAATTTATGGTGACTTTCAGAGAGAGCTTCCGGCGAATGCGTGGAGACTCTGGCTCGTTGGAATCAAAGGCCAAGCTCCCTGA
- a CDS encoding cobyric acid synthase, producing the protein MGKALMVQGTSSGAGKSLLVMALCRIFSNLGYDVVPFKSQNMSLNSAPSIEGGEISRAQYLQAVACRKKPSVRFNPILLKPEGNMRSQVVFMGKPIGSVSAREYMLSRKEELFRKAMKVLDELIVEHEIVIIEGAGSPVEINLKDYDIANMRVARHAKAKTILVTDIDRGGSFASIVGTMELLSKEERNLILGFVFNKFRGDASLLEPGFEYLEKRYGKLTLGVVPYVEHKLPEEDSLTSFPRVKGGLHIQVVKLPHISNSTDFEPLHWANGVDYVTKAEEIEGDLIIIPGSKNTVEDLLWMRENGIEDAIIQAHHEGSFVVGICGGFQMLGEKIIDNVESKRGEVKGIGLLPAKTIFTPVKRTNHLKAEILWEPAKRMSVEGYEIRMGRSTSERPFSIIREINGAKAFEPEGALGERTFGTYLHGIFHNFAFTERLLNFLRAEKGLEPISVDGWSIEEEIERFARVVKKNLDVERILGELGI; encoded by the coding sequence ATGGGAAAAGCCCTAATGGTTCAGGGAACTTCCTCCGGAGCTGGGAAATCCCTCCTCGTCATGGCTTTGTGCAGGATCTTTTCGAACTTAGGGTATGACGTTGTTCCGTTTAAAAGCCAGAACATGAGCCTGAACTCCGCACCGAGCATAGAAGGCGGCGAAATAAGTCGCGCCCAGTACCTTCAGGCGGTAGCCTGCAGAAAAAAGCCGTCGGTGAGGTTCAATCCAATACTCCTCAAGCCTGAGGGGAACATGAGGAGCCAAGTTGTGTTTATGGGAAAGCCAATAGGAAGCGTTTCAGCTAGGGAATACATGCTCTCCCGGAAGGAGGAGCTCTTTCGGAAGGCCATGAAGGTTCTGGATGAACTTATTGTGGAACACGAGATTGTGATAATCGAAGGCGCAGGCTCGCCCGTTGAGATTAACCTCAAGGACTATGACATAGCCAACATGCGCGTTGCGAGGCACGCCAAAGCGAAGACCATCCTCGTTACCGACATCGACCGAGGTGGGAGCTTCGCTTCTATAGTGGGTACGATGGAGCTCTTGAGCAAGGAGGAGCGAAACTTGATCCTTGGCTTCGTATTCAATAAGTTCCGCGGCGATGCCTCCCTGCTGGAGCCAGGCTTTGAATATCTAGAGAAGCGCTATGGGAAGCTTACCCTCGGAGTCGTTCCCTACGTCGAGCACAAGTTGCCAGAAGAGGACTCTCTGACTAGCTTTCCGAGGGTTAAGGGCGGACTTCACATCCAGGTAGTCAAGCTTCCTCACATAAGCAACTCTACCGACTTTGAGCCCCTTCACTGGGCCAATGGGGTGGACTACGTTACAAAAGCGGAGGAAATCGAAGGTGATTTGATAATAATCCCCGGGAGCAAGAACACCGTCGAGGACTTGCTCTGGATGCGCGAGAATGGAATAGAGGACGCGATAATTCAGGCTCACCACGAAGGTTCTTTCGTCGTTGGAATCTGCGGCGGCTTTCAAATGCTCGGGGAGAAGATAATCGACAACGTAGAATCGAAGCGCGGTGAGGTCAAGGGTATTGGACTGTTGCCCGCTAAAACAATCTTCACGCCCGTTAAACGGACAAATCACCTGAAGGCCGAAATCCTTTGGGAGCCAGCTAAGAGAATGAGCGTTGAGGGCTATGAGATAAGGATGGGCCGCTCAACCTCAGAGAGGCCCTTCTCGATAATACGCGAGATAAACGGTGCTAAGGCCTTTGAGCCGGAGGGAGCCCTTGGTGAGAGAACCTTCGGGACCTATTTACACGGCATCTTCCATAACTTCGCCTTTACGGAGCGTCTTCTCAACTTTCTGCGGGCGGAAAAAGGTCTCGAGCCGATAAGCGTTGATGGATGGAGCATTGAGGAGGAGATAGAGCGCTTTGCTAGGGTTGTCAAGAAGAACCTTGACGTTGAGAGGATTTTAGGGGAGCTGGGGATTTAA
- the cbiB gene encoding adenosylcobinamide-phosphate synthase CbiB, producing MEALMIFVVALLWDFLLGEPPALVHPTVWFGRLIGLFDGMYRRSSILDFLAGTSASLFVITFAFALSMLPELLPEWLGFALGVYLLKSSFAIKSLAQHVENTVKDDIEEQRKYVGWIVSRDVSKLDRTHLNSAAIESLAENITDSIVAPLFYYLLFGLPGALAYRAVNTMDAMIGYRDERHEYFGKFAARLDDVLNFIPARITVLLFLPLSPRKVLEYWGKAKFKINADKPIAAMSAVLGVWLEKEGVYRFEGREPMLDDIKRALRVYRIVVGEWVLICMLLLVLEVCLCSNL from the coding sequence ATGGAAGCCTTGATGATTTTTGTGGTTGCGCTCCTCTGGGATTTCCTCCTCGGCGAACCGCCAGCATTAGTCCATCCCACTGTCTGGTTCGGCAGGCTAATCGGTCTCTTTGATGGGATGTACAGAAGAAGCTCGATTTTGGACTTTCTCGCCGGAACCTCTGCTTCTCTCTTTGTCATCACCTTCGCCTTCGCCCTCTCCATGCTTCCGGAGCTTCTGCCAGAGTGGCTGGGTTTCGCCCTAGGCGTTTACCTTCTAAAAAGCTCCTTCGCGATTAAAAGCCTCGCCCAGCACGTGGAGAACACGGTGAAGGACGACATAGAAGAGCAGAGGAAGTACGTGGGCTGGATAGTCAGCAGGGACGTCTCAAAGCTCGACAGGACTCATCTCAATTCAGCGGCCATAGAGAGCCTCGCCGAGAATATTACAGACAGCATCGTTGCTCCGCTCTTCTACTACCTCCTCTTTGGCCTGCCAGGAGCTCTTGCTTACCGTGCTGTGAATACTATGGACGCCATGATAGGCTACCGCGATGAAAGGCACGAGTATTTCGGCAAGTTTGCGGCAAGGCTCGATGACGTTCTCAACTTCATCCCAGCCCGTATTACCGTTCTGCTCTTCCTGCCGCTCAGTCCGAGAAAGGTTCTCGAATACTGGGGGAAGGCGAAGTTTAAGATAAACGCCGACAAGCCCATAGCAGCGATGAGCGCAGTCCTCGGTGTCTGGCTTGAGAAAGAAGGGGTTTATCGCTTTGAAGGCAGGGAGCCGATGCTTGATGACATTAAGAGGGCCCTTAGGGTTTATCGGATTGTTGTAGGAGAGTGGGTTTTAATATGTATGCTTCTACTCGTCCTGGAGGTGTGTCTATGCTCAAACCTGTAA
- a CDS encoding aminotransferase class I/II-fold pyridoxal phosphate-dependent enzyme yields MLKPVSFKAHHGGAREEGLLDFSASLNPYIPEWLDDMFNRAKELSGRYLYWEKLEEELSELVGEPLTVTAGITEALYLIGILAMREKHKVIIPRHTYEEYERVAKIFGAKVINGPNDPEKLAELVENESIVFFCNPNNPDGKFYSPKGLRPLLDAVEDKGALLILDEAFIDFVKGAKSPEGENLVKLRTFTKSYGLPGIRVGYVIGFEEAFKSVRMPWGIGSLGYAFLEFLLEDGFEHLKKTMPLIWREKKRMEKAMEVKSDANFFIKNVGDARGTVERLKERGILVRDCTSFGLPQYVRFSVRKRKENERLIKAFRELGL; encoded by the coding sequence ATGCTCAAACCTGTAAGCTTCAAGGCCCACCACGGCGGTGCGAGGGAAGAAGGTTTGCTCGACTTCTCGGCATCTCTGAACCCCTATATCCCCGAATGGCTAGATGATATGTTTAACCGAGCAAAAGAGCTGAGCGGCCGTTACCTGTATTGGGAAAAGCTCGAAGAAGAGCTTTCTGAGTTAGTTGGTGAACCCCTGACGGTGACGGCCGGAATCACTGAGGCGCTCTATCTAATCGGCATCCTCGCGATGAGGGAAAAGCACAAGGTAATAATCCCGCGTCACACCTACGAGGAGTATGAGAGAGTAGCGAAGATTTTCGGTGCAAAAGTCATTAACGGCCCAAACGATCCAGAGAAGCTTGCCGAACTCGTGGAGAATGAGAGTATCGTTTTTTTCTGCAACCCCAACAACCCCGACGGCAAGTTCTACTCGCCAAAGGGGCTCAGGCCTCTTCTCGATGCCGTCGAAGACAAAGGCGCACTCCTTATACTTGATGAGGCATTCATAGACTTCGTCAAAGGAGCGAAAAGTCCCGAAGGGGAAAACCTCGTGAAGCTCAGGACCTTCACCAAGAGCTACGGGCTGCCCGGGATAAGGGTGGGCTACGTCATCGGCTTTGAGGAGGCCTTTAAAAGCGTCCGCATGCCATGGGGTATAGGCTCGCTCGGCTACGCCTTTTTGGAGTTCCTCCTCGAGGACGGCTTCGAGCATCTCAAGAAAACGATGCCTCTAATCTGGCGCGAGAAGAAGCGGATGGAAAAGGCCATGGAGGTCAAAAGCGATGCCAACTTCTTCATAAAAAATGTCGGCGATGCGAGGGGAACCGTCGAACGGCTGAAAGAGAGGGGAATCCTCGTAAGGGACTGCACGAGCTTTGGTTTGCCTCAGTACGTCCGCTTCAGCGTGAGAAAGAGGAAGGAGAACGAGAGGCTTATTAAGGCATTCAGGGAGCTTGGCCTTTGA